From [Clostridium] symbiosum, a single genomic window includes:
- the tilS gene encoding tRNA lysidine(34) synthetase TilS, whose protein sequence is MKKETFDYIKKNHMIERGDGVIVGLSGGADSVCLLHVLWCLKEELGIGLRAVHVHHGLRGEEADRDAAFSETLCRERDIPFKLVKIMASEEAKEQGISVEEAGRLARYRILKEEALSWEQERGKAGSCNAGEIKIATAHHGNDSAETILHNLFRGTGLKGLSGIAPVRGRIIRPVLWARREDIVDWLRGCGIEYMEDSTNRENDYTRNKIRNEILPVITSSVNDQAVRNILRAGERIREADEYLEKAAWNWIGRHSVDGQPGFSVQELLKEDRVIRGYVVRGILRNIGCPLKDVTAGNIDSVLELMEKGTGKEVDLPHGLKAERIYGRIEFSRRGDKPDIREGSDGGQDKRMDAVPRMDIQVFPFQNQEEIPKNQYTKWFDYDKIKDTLSVRNRRTGDYITLAPGGRKTVKSFMIDEKIPREKRGKILLLAEGSHVLWIVGYRISEYYKVTEQTKNILQVQLDGGTDSGR, encoded by the coding sequence ATGAAGAAAGAAACCTTTGATTATATTAAAAAGAATCATATGATTGAACGGGGAGACGGTGTAATCGTAGGCCTGTCGGGTGGAGCAGATTCCGTCTGTCTGCTGCACGTTTTGTGGTGTCTGAAGGAAGAACTTGGAATCGGACTTCGGGCGGTCCACGTGCATCATGGCCTCCGGGGAGAGGAGGCGGACAGGGATGCCGCATTCTCGGAAACACTTTGCAGAGAGCGGGACATCCCTTTTAAGCTTGTAAAAATTATGGCGTCCGAGGAAGCGAAGGAGCAGGGAATCTCTGTGGAGGAAGCGGGGCGCCTGGCCAGATACCGGATTCTGAAGGAAGAGGCTCTCTCGTGGGAGCAGGAGAGGGGAAAGGCCGGCTCATGCAATGCCGGTGAGATCAAGATTGCCACGGCCCACCATGGCAATGACAGCGCCGAGACCATTCTCCATAACCTGTTCCGCGGAACGGGATTAAAGGGCCTGTCCGGGATTGCGCCGGTCAGGGGGAGGATTATCCGCCCTGTTTTGTGGGCGCGGCGGGAAGATATCGTGGACTGGCTCCGGGGCTGCGGGATTGAATATATGGAGGATTCCACCAACCGGGAGAATGACTATACCAGGAATAAAATCCGAAATGAAATTCTGCCCGTTATTACATCGTCCGTCAATGACCAGGCGGTACGGAACATCCTGAGGGCGGGAGAGCGAATACGGGAAGCCGACGAATATCTGGAAAAAGCTGCATGGAATTGGATCGGACGGCATAGCGTAGATGGACAGCCCGGTTTTTCTGTGCAGGAACTGCTGAAAGAAGACAGAGTGATAAGAGGTTATGTGGTAAGGGGGATCCTTCGGAATATAGGCTGCCCTCTGAAAGACGTCACGGCCGGGAATATCGACAGTGTCCTGGAACTGATGGAAAAGGGGACGGGAAAAGAAGTGGATCTGCCACACGGCCTGAAGGCGGAACGAATTTACGGCAGAATTGAATTCAGCCGAAGAGGGGACAAGCCGGATATCCGGGAAGGGTCGGACGGGGGACAGGATAAGCGCATGGACGCGGTTCCACGGATGGATATTCAGGTATTTCCCTTTCAAAATCAAGAGGAAATTCCCAAAAACCAGTATACGAAATGGTTTGATTATGATAAAATAAAAGATACGTTATCTGTCAGGAACCGCCGCACCGGTGATTATATCACACTGGCGCCGGGGGGCAGAAAGACGGTAAAATCCTTTATGATCGACGAAAAAATCCCCCGGGAGAAGCGTGGCAAGATTTTGCTTCTGGCCGAGGGAAGCCATGTTTTGTGGATTGTGGGATACCGAATCAGTGAATATTACAAGGTAACGGAACAGACGAAAAACATATTACAAGTACAGTTAGACGGAGGAACAGACAGTGGCCGATAA
- the hpt gene encoding hypoxanthine phosphoribosyltransferase translates to MADKIRVLLTEEEVNKRISEVAAQINADYAGRHVHLICILKGGVFFTCELAKRLDLSVSLDFMSVSSYGAGTKSSGVVKIVKDLDEPLEGKEVIIVEDIIDSGRTLAYLIEVLKQRNPKSIELCTLLDKPERRVKKQVQVKYTCFTIPDEFVVGYGLDYDQKYRNLPYIGVVEV, encoded by the coding sequence GTGGCCGATAAAATCAGGGTATTATTAACAGAAGAGGAAGTAAATAAAAGAATCAGCGAGGTGGCGGCGCAGATCAACGCAGACTATGCAGGAAGACACGTTCATTTAATCTGTATCTTAAAAGGCGGTGTATTTTTCACCTGCGAGCTGGCGAAACGCCTGGATTTATCAGTATCCCTTGATTTCATGTCCGTATCCAGCTATGGAGCCGGAACGAAGTCCAGCGGCGTGGTTAAGATCGTAAAGGATCTGGATGAGCCACTGGAGGGAAAAGAAGTCATTATCGTAGAGGACATCATTGATTCCGGAAGGACACTCGCCTACCTGATCGAAGTTCTGAAACAGAGAAACCCGAAGAGCATTGAGCTCTGCACTCTGCTTGACAAACCGGAGCGCCGTGTGAAGAAGCAGGTACAGGTTAAGTATACCTGTTTTACAATCCCGGATGAATTTGTAGTGGGTTACGGTCTTGATTATGATCAGAAATACCGGAATTTACCATATATAGGAGTAGTGGAAGTATAA
- the ftsH gene encoding ATP-dependent zinc metalloprotease FtsH, with translation MKQRQSFGGGMGLLILVMLLIMLFSTRNQSIFTPGKISYSDFMVNLENGSISSAVIKPNRETPTGEIELYMSSGEKQDFYVLDTKEIEMALRDAGITYKVGEVQQDNYFMTVILPIALSAGVLIFFFVFMNSRSGGGANAKMMNFGKSRAKMSHTSNINFTKVAGLQEEKEELEEIVDFLKNPQKYTGVGARIPKGVLLVGPPGTGKTLLAKAVAGEAGVPFFSISGSDFVEMFVGVGASRVRDLFEDAKKNAPCIVFIDEIDAVARQRGTGMGGGHDEREQTLNQLLVEMDGFGVNEGIIVMAATNRVDILDPAILRPGRFDRKVAVGRPDVKGREEILGVHTKDKPLGEDVDLHRIAQTTSGFTGADLENLMNEAAINAAKEGRKFLMQTDIEKAFIKVGIGAEKRSKVISEKDKRITAYHEAGHAILFHVLPDVGPVHTVSIIPTGVGAAGYTMPLPETDDMHMTRGKMLQNIMVSLGGRIAEEIIFDDITTGASQDIKQATSIARAMVTEYGMSDKVGMINYGGDSNEVFIGRDLAHARSYGEVVASTIDSEVKNIIDSCHEKAKKLILEHEDVLHKCCELLLEKEKIGQGEFEALFD, from the coding sequence TTGAAACAGCGGCAGTCATTTGGAGGAGGCATGGGACTTCTGATCCTTGTAATGCTCCTCATCATGTTATTCAGTACAAGAAACCAGAGTATATTTACACCGGGAAAGATCAGCTATTCGGACTTCATGGTGAACCTGGAGAACGGAAGCATCAGCAGCGCGGTTATTAAGCCTAACCGGGAGACTCCGACGGGCGAGATTGAGCTTTATATGTCATCCGGTGAGAAACAGGATTTTTACGTTCTCGATACGAAAGAGATCGAGATGGCTCTGAGAGATGCGGGCATTACGTACAAAGTGGGAGAGGTTCAGCAGGATAATTATTTCATGACCGTAATTCTTCCGATTGCACTATCGGCCGGCGTGCTTATTTTTTTCTTTGTGTTCATGAATTCCCGTTCCGGCGGCGGAGCCAATGCCAAGATGATGAACTTCGGCAAGAGCCGCGCCAAGATGAGCCACACCAGCAATATCAATTTTACAAAGGTCGCAGGGCTCCAGGAGGAGAAGGAAGAACTGGAAGAGATTGTGGATTTCCTTAAGAATCCGCAGAAGTATACGGGAGTGGGGGCGAGAATCCCCAAGGGCGTATTACTGGTAGGCCCTCCCGGAACAGGTAAGACTCTTCTTGCCAAGGCGGTGGCCGGAGAAGCGGGAGTTCCGTTCTTCTCTATTTCCGGTTCCGACTTTGTGGAGATGTTTGTCGGTGTCGGAGCTTCCCGTGTCCGCGATTTATTTGAGGACGCCAAGAAGAACGCGCCGTGTATCGTATTTATTGATGAGATTGATGCCGTAGCCCGCCAGAGGGGAACCGGCATGGGCGGAGGCCACGATGAGAGAGAACAGACCCTGAACCAGCTGCTTGTAGAGATGGACGGCTTTGGCGTTAATGAGGGAATCATTGTCATGGCTGCCACCAACAGGGTGGATATCCTTGACCCGGCGATTTTACGGCCCGGCCGTTTCGACAGAAAAGTGGCGGTTGGAAGGCCGGATGTGAAGGGGCGCGAGGAGATTCTGGGCGTCCACACGAAGGATAAACCGCTGGGAGAAGATGTGGATCTTCATCGTATTGCACAGACTACCTCCGGCTTTACCGGAGCGGATCTTGAGAACCTGATGAACGAAGCAGCCATCAATGCGGCAAAAGAGGGAAGGAAATTCCTGATGCAGACTGACATTGAAAAAGCGTTTATCAAAGTCGGAATCGGCGCTGAGAAGAGGAGCAAGGTGATTTCCGAGAAGGATAAGAGAATCACGGCCTACCATGAAGCGGGGCACGCTATTCTTTTCCATGTGCTTCCTGATGTCGGACCGGTGCATACGGTGTCCATCATTCCGACCGGCGTGGGCGCGGCGGGATATACGATGCCGCTGCCGGAGACGGACGACATGCATATGACCAGGGGGAAGATGCTTCAGAACATCATGGTTTCCCTGGGCGGACGGATTGCCGAGGAGATTATCTTCGACGATATCACGACCGGTGCTTCCCAGGATATCAAACAGGCCACATCGATAGCGAGAGCGATGGTTACGGAGTACGGTATGTCCGATAAAGTCGGAATGATCAACTACGGCGGGGACAGCAATGAGGTGTTCATCGGCCGCGACCTGGCGCACGCCCGCAGCTACGGCGAGGTGGTCGCCAGCACGATTGACAGCGAGGTAAAGAATATTATTGACAGCTGTCATGAGAAGGCCAAAAAGCTGATTCTGGAACACGAGGACGTCCTGCACAAGTGCTGTGAACTGCTCCTTGAGAAAGAAAAGATAGGGCAGGGAGAGTTTGAGGCTCTGTTCGATTAA
- a CDS encoding glycoside hydrolase family 13 protein: MERINREALFCDETEDYRHPCEADAGQRVIFYFRTERDGADSVYFIEFDRQGRMKERDMGYSHSDSLFDYYSCDYILSEEVLRYCFRVDREDDICFYGRMGAAAEPDREASFCMTPGFFVPNWCKGAVMYQIYVDRFCNGDPSNDVETNEYIYIGKPVERVRDWNELPSTMDVRRFYGGDIKGIWDKLSYLKGLKVEAIYLNPIFVSPSNHKYDCQDYDHVDPHFGVIKRDMDLLVEPNALDNDNAGKYTARTADEENLLASDLFFARFVEAAHEKGIRVIIDGVFNHCGSFNKWLDAELIYQHEGGYPPGAYVSDKSPYRNFFKFNNAENWPFNDSYDGWWGHSTLPKLNYEESPELYQYIMEVGKKWVSPPFNADGWRLDVAADLGRTGEFNHQFWKDFRKAVKEANPEAVVLAEHYGDPSSWLQGDEWDTVMNYDAFMEPVSWFLTGLEKHSDEVNEALYGDGKAFFETMRYHMCRMQTPSLMTAMNELSNHDHSRFLTRTNRRTGRLATAGAAAASQGISYGIFRQGVVIQMTWPGAPTIYYGDEAGVCGWTDPDNRRTYPWGNEDLELIEFHRYMTGIRKRNPAFRTGSLIQLAADWGMIAYGRFNRGEDGRKESRGVVIINTCHEAKTYLVPVWPVGVTDSEQMERRMLTYEEGYNAGCVRYEVKKGILEIELPPVSSAVLVAAEL, encoded by the coding sequence ATGGAGAGGATTAACAGAGAAGCGCTGTTTTGCGACGAAACAGAGGATTACCGACATCCCTGCGAGGCGGATGCCGGGCAGAGAGTAATTTTCTATTTCCGTACAGAACGGGATGGTGCGGATTCTGTTTATTTTATAGAATTTGACAGACAGGGCAGAATGAAAGAGCGTGACATGGGGTACAGTCACAGTGACAGCCTGTTTGATTATTATAGCTGTGATTATATACTCAGCGAGGAGGTTCTGCGATACTGTTTCAGAGTGGACCGCGAGGATGATATCTGTTTTTACGGACGCATGGGAGCGGCGGCAGAGCCGGACCGGGAGGCATCTTTTTGTATGACTCCTGGCTTTTTTGTACCCAATTGGTGCAAGGGAGCCGTCATGTACCAGATCTATGTGGACCGGTTCTGCAACGGAGATCCTTCCAATGATGTGGAGACGAATGAATACATTTATATCGGGAAACCGGTGGAACGGGTCAGGGACTGGAATGAACTTCCTTCCACAATGGATGTGAGACGGTTTTACGGCGGTGATATTAAAGGAATCTGGGATAAGCTCAGCTATCTGAAAGGGCTGAAGGTGGAGGCCATCTACCTGAACCCCATATTTGTATCGCCTTCCAACCATAAGTATGACTGCCAGGACTATGACCACGTCGATCCTCATTTCGGTGTGATAAAACGCGACATGGATTTGCTGGTGGAACCCAATGCGCTGGACAATGACAATGCAGGTAAATACACGGCCAGAACGGCGGATGAAGAAAACCTGCTGGCCAGCGACCTGTTTTTTGCAAGGTTTGTGGAAGCGGCCCATGAAAAGGGAATCCGGGTGATTATCGACGGCGTGTTTAATCACTGCGGTTCCTTTAACAAGTGGCTGGATGCGGAACTAATATACCAGCATGAGGGAGGATATCCGCCGGGAGCTTACGTATCGGATAAAAGCCCATACCGGAATTTCTTTAAGTTTAATAATGCGGAAAACTGGCCGTTTAATGACAGTTATGACGGCTGGTGGGGGCATTCGACGCTGCCCAAGCTCAATTATGAGGAATCGCCGGAACTGTATCAGTATATTATGGAAGTTGGTAAGAAGTGGGTTTCTCCCCCATTTAACGCAGACGGCTGGAGACTGGATGTTGCCGCCGACCTTGGCCGGACCGGAGAATTCAACCACCAGTTCTGGAAAGATTTCAGAAAAGCGGTCAAGGAGGCCAATCCCGAGGCTGTGGTGCTTGCCGAGCATTACGGGGATCCGAGCAGCTGGCTTCAGGGGGATGAGTGGGACACGGTGATGAATTACGACGCGTTTATGGAGCCGGTGTCCTGGTTCCTGACGGGGCTTGAGAAACACAGCGACGAGGTGAACGAAGCCCTGTACGGCGACGGAAAGGCGTTTTTTGAGACAATGCGTTATCACATGTGCCGGATGCAGACGCCTTCGCTGATGACAGCGATGAACGAGCTGTCCAACCATGATCACTCGCGGTTTTTGACCAGGACCAACAGGAGGACGGGACGACTCGCTACGGCGGGAGCGGCGGCCGCCTCCCAGGGTATCAGCTACGGCATATTCCGCCAGGGAGTCGTCATCCAGATGACATGGCCGGGAGCGCCGACCATCTATTACGGCGACGAGGCCGGTGTCTGCGGCTGGACGGATCCGGACAACAGACGGACGTATCCCTGGGGCAATGAAGACCTGGAACTGATTGAATTCCACCGCTATATGACGGGGATTAGAAAGAGAAATCCGGCATTCAGGACCGGTTCCCTGATACAGCTTGCCGCAGACTGGGGAATGATCGCATACGGCCGTTTTAACCGCGGCGAAGACGGAAGAAAAGAGAGCCGGGGAGTTGTCATCATCAATACCTGTCATGAGGCTAAAACATACTTGGTGCCGGTCTGGCCTGTGGGAGTGACGGATTCCGAACAGATGGAGCGCAGGATGCTCACCTATGAGGAGGGATATAACGCAGGCTGCGTTCGATATGAAGTGAAAAAAGGAATACTGGAGATAGAACTGCCGCCCGTCAGTTCTGCTGTATTGGTAGCGGCGGAATTGTAA
- a CDS encoding inorganic phosphate transporter, which produces MTISLADFLSQLTASPILAITVILTLGVILVNGWTDAPNAIATCVSTQAIHPRAAIIMAAVFNFLGVLVMTMFNAGVASTIYNMVDFGGDSREALIALCAALLSIVAWATAAWWFGIPTSESHALIAGVSGAAIALHGGLEGINSSEWIKVLYGLVLSTILGFVMGYLTAKIVQFLCRGVDRNKSRGFFNNAQIAGGAAMAFMHGAQDGQKFMGVFMLGIFLAKGNANAGEFSIPIWLMILCSAVMGLGTSIGGYRIIKAVGMDMVKLERYQGFSADLAGAGCLLLSSLTGIPVSTTHTKTTAIMGVGAARRLSSVNWGVVKEMVMTWVLTFPGCGLIGFLTAKLFIWVF; this is translated from the coding sequence ATGACAATTTCGTTGGCAGATTTTCTTTCGCAGCTTACGGCAAGTCCTATTTTGGCCATAACTGTGATTCTGACGCTGGGGGTAATTCTGGTCAATGGCTGGACTGATGCGCCCAATGCGATCGCCACCTGTGTTTCCACGCAGGCCATTCATCCCAGAGCCGCAATTATTATGGCGGCGGTCTTTAACTTCCTGGGCGTTCTCGTTATGACAATGTTCAATGCCGGAGTGGCATCGACAATATACAATATGGTGGATTTCGGCGGCGATTCCAGGGAGGCGCTGATTGCGCTGTGCGCGGCTCTTTTGTCCATCGTGGCCTGGGCAACGGCCGCCTGGTGGTTCGGCATCCCGACAAGCGAGAGCCACGCCCTTATTGCAGGCGTTTCCGGAGCCGCAATTGCGCTGCACGGAGGCCTGGAGGGAATTAATTCGTCCGAGTGGATTAAAGTACTTTACGGTTTAGTGCTGTCTACCATACTCGGCTTTGTAATGGGCTATCTGACGGCCAAAATCGTCCAGTTTTTATGCAGGGGCGTAGACAGGAACAAGAGCCGTGGATTTTTTAATAATGCCCAGATAGCCGGAGGCGCAGCCATGGCATTCATGCACGGCGCCCAGGACGGCCAGAAATTTATGGGCGTTTTCATGCTGGGGATTTTTCTGGCAAAAGGCAACGCCAATGCCGGAGAGTTCAGCATCCCAATTTGGCTGATGATACTCTGCTCTGCCGTGATGGGGCTTGGAACTTCCATTGGCGGATACAGGATTATCAAGGCGGTCGGTATGGATATGGTGAAACTGGAACGATATCAGGGCTTTTCGGCCGATTTGGCGGGCGCGGGCTGTCTGCTCCTATCCTCCCTCACGGGAATCCCGGTATCCACGACCCATACGAAGACCACAGCCATCATGGGAGTCGGGGCAGCCAGACGTCTGTCATCGGTAAACTGGGGAGTTGTAAAGGAAATGGTGATGACCTGGGTGCTCACGTTCCCGGGCTGCGGCCTGATTGGTTTTCTGACGGCGAAGCTGTTCATCTGGGTATTTTAA
- a CDS encoding DUF47 family protein: MAQKKGNDYFAMLVDNVNCSCEAAELLWENLNEYEYTSLPEKIRVIHEIEHRGDQGKHRLMEKLMKEFLPPIEREDIMALTNIIDDVTDELDEVLRNLYMYNVRGLRPEAVEFAALIRKCCASMKEMLEDFRNFRRSATLKEKIITINRLEEEGDQLYTRAVHRLYTEEKDAVQILVWTTIYDCLEECCDCCEHVADTVEMAIMKNT, encoded by the coding sequence ATGGCACAGAAAAAGGGAAATGATTATTTTGCAATGCTTGTCGATAACGTAAATTGTTCCTGTGAGGCAGCGGAGCTGCTTTGGGAAAACCTCAACGAATATGAATACACAAGTCTACCGGAAAAAATCAGGGTAATCCATGAGATTGAGCACCGGGGAGATCAGGGAAAACACCGGCTGATGGAGAAACTGATGAAAGAGTTTCTGCCGCCCATTGAGAGGGAAGACATCATGGCCCTGACGAACATCATAGACGACGTGACGGATGAGCTGGACGAGGTTTTGAGAAATCTTTATATGTACAATGTGAGGGGGCTGCGGCCCGAGGCAGTGGAATTTGCCGCGCTGATCCGTAAATGCTGTGCATCGATGAAAGAGATGCTGGAAGATTTCCGCAATTTCCGCCGTTCGGCCACATTAAAGGAAAAAATCATTACAATTAACCGTCTGGAGGAAGAGGGAGATCAGCTTTACACCAGGGCTGTCCACAGACTGTATACCGAGGAAAAGGATGCCGTACAGATTCTGGTCTGGACGACCATCTACGACTGCCTGGAGGAATGTTGTGACTGCTGCGAACATGTGGCGGATACCGTAGAGATGGCAATTATGAAAAACACCTGA
- a CDS encoding phosphohydrolase — MAQITYKDIKKSKEINAYINKGNTTLGVLGYTDHSAAHAVKVSAMAGKILERLDYDSHTVELAKIAGYMYDIGNCVNRMDHPHSGALMSHQILRGLDMDYEDIAVIINAIGMHDEKSGGAVDVVSAALILADKTDVRRDRVRNRNKAAFDKHDRVNYAVISSSLDIQKDKKTLKLELELDESICSMMDYFEIFLQRMLMCRRAASVLGMTFKLNANGNKIC, encoded by the coding sequence TTGGCACAGATAACGTATAAGGACATAAAGAAATCAAAAGAAATTAACGCATATATCAACAAGGGTAACACAACACTGGGGGTACTTGGATATACGGACCACTCGGCGGCGCATGCGGTTAAGGTTTCGGCGATGGCCGGAAAAATCCTGGAGCGTCTGGATTATGACAGTCACACCGTGGAACTGGCAAAGATTGCGGGTTATATGTATGATATTGGAAACTGTGTGAACCGTATGGATCACCCTCATTCTGGCGCGCTGATGTCTCATCAGATCCTGAGGGGGCTTGATATGGATTATGAAGACATAGCGGTAATCATTAACGCCATCGGAATGCACGACGAGAAGTCGGGAGGAGCTGTAGATGTGGTGTCCGCCGCTTTGATACTGGCCGATAAAACCGACGTCCGCAGGGACAGGGTCAGGAACAGAAATAAGGCCGCATTTGATAAACATGACCGCGTCAACTATGCGGTAATCTCATCTTCCCTGGATATTCAGAAAGATAAAAAAACACTTAAACTGGAACTGGAGCTGGATGAGAGTATCTGCTCGATGATGGATTATTTTGAAATATTTCTTCAGAGGATGCTGATGTGCAGGAGAGCGGCCTCCGTCCTTGGCATGACTTTCAAATTGAATGCAAACGGGAATAAAATTTGCTGA
- the nagB gene encoding glucosamine-6-phosphate deaminase gives MKIYKVKNYDEMSRKAANIIAAQIITKPDSVLGLATGSTPVGTYKYLVEKYNNGDLDFSEVKTANLDEYKGLTKDSEQSYYYFMYSNLFQHVNIDMNQTNIPNGMADDPEAECSRYEDVIRSLGGVDLQVLGLGHDGHIGFNEPSDIFEGRTHCVDLTEMTIEANKRFFSSIDEVPRQAFTMGIGTIMRSKKIIFAVSGKDKAAILKEALYGPVTPKVPASILQFHPDVIVIADEDALSEC, from the coding sequence ATGAAAATTTACAAGGTTAAAAATTACGACGAAATGAGCAGGAAAGCAGCTAATATTATTGCTGCCCAGATCATCACAAAACCGGATTCTGTACTGGGGCTTGCCACCGGTTCCACCCCTGTCGGAACTTACAAATATCTGGTTGAGAAATACAATAATGGAGATCTGGATTTTTCTGAAGTAAAGACGGCGAATCTGGATGAATATAAGGGACTTACCAAAGACAGTGAGCAGAGCTACTATTATTTTATGTACAGCAACTTGTTTCAGCACGTAAATATTGATATGAATCAAACAAATATTCCAAACGGCATGGCAGACGACCCTGAAGCAGAATGCAGCCGCTATGAGGATGTAATCCGTTCACTGGGCGGAGTTGACCTTCAGGTTCTCGGCCTCGGACATGACGGCCATATCGGTTTTAACGAGCCGTCCGATATTTTCGAGGGCCGGACACACTGTGTTGATCTTACCGAGATGACAATTGAAGCTAATAAACGTTTCTTCTCCTCCATCGACGAGGTTCCACGCCAGGCATTCACAATGGGTATCGGAACGATTATGAGGAGTAAAAAGATTATTTTTGCAGTAAGCGGAAAAGATAAGGCTGCTATTTTAAAGGAAGCCCTCTACGGACCTGTGACACCGAAGGTTCCGGCATCCATTCTTCAGTTCCATCCGGATGTCATTGTAATCGCCGATGAGGACGCTCTTTCGGAGTGCTGA